Proteins encoded together in one Juglans regia cultivar Chandler chromosome 9, Walnut 2.0, whole genome shotgun sequence window:
- the LOC108997165 gene encoding salutaridine reductase-like, whose product MTETEPKRNPAAGTMRIAVVTGANKGLGFGISKQLASNGIKVILTARDVQRGSEAAEKLRSAGYSHVLFHQLDVTDPASISSLANFISSQFGKLDILINNAGIAGSIVDPEFQKNHVIGLDGIVGEKAPFVKKFVKQTYELSMDCLQTNYYGMKLVCKELIPLLQLSNSARIVNISSVLGQLRFISNEKAKALGDVDELTEEKVDKVVEGFLEDVKENLIEVKGWPTNYYAYIVSKAALNAYARALAKNYPNIAINSVSPGHIKTDLNGNTGVLSVEEGAKGPVMLALMPEGGPSGLLFDRTEMSTF is encoded by the exons GCCAACAAAGGACTCGGATTTGGGATATCTAAACAGCTAGCTTCAAATGGGATCAAGGTGATATTGACTGCTAGAGATGTGCAGAGGGGTAGTGAAGCTGCTGAAAAACTCAGGTCTGCTGGATACTCCCACGTGTTATTTCATCAACTTGATGTTACCGACCCAGCTAGCATTTCTTCTCTCGCCAATTTCATAAGTTCCCAGTTTGGTAAGCTTGACATACTG ATAAATAATGCAGGGATTGCTGGAAGCATAGTAGACCCAGAGTTTCAAAAGAACCACGTAATAGGGCTTGATGGA ATAGTAGGAGAAAAAGCCCCGTTCGTTAAAAAATTTGTGAAGCAAACTTACGAACTTTCGATGGATTGTCTACAAACAAATTATTATGGGATGAAGCTAGTTTGCAAAGAACTGATTCCACTTCTTCAATTGTCTAATTCGGCAAGAATAGTAAATATCTCCTCCGTCCTGGGACAACTACGG TTTATCTCAAATGAGAAGGCAAAGGCGCTAGGAGATGTAGATGAACTCACAGAAGAGAAAGTGGACAAGGTGGTAGAAGGGTTTTTAGAAGATGTCAAGGAGAACCTGATAGAAGTCAAAGGATGGCCTACAAATTATTATGCTTATATTGTTTCCAAGGCAGCTCTCAATGCTTATGCAAGGGCTCTGGCTAAAAACTACCCCAACATTGCCATTAACTCGGTTAGTCCTGGCCACATCAAGACAGACTTGAATGGCAACACCGGAGTGTTGAGTGTCGAAGAAGGTGCTAAAGGTCCTGTAATGCTAGCTTTGATGCCTGAAGGTGGACCTTCCGGCCTCTTATTTGATAGGACTGAAATGTCAACTTTTTAA